A single genomic interval of Malania oleifera isolate guangnan ecotype guangnan chromosome 13, ASM2987363v1, whole genome shotgun sequence harbors:
- the LOC131145817 gene encoding SKP1-like protein 1B: protein MSTRKITLRSSDSEIFEIDDIVALESQTIKHMLEDDCANNGIPLPTVTSKILAKVIEYCKKHIESPKNDDQNANDKLKSLDTNFVNVDQTILFDLILAANY from the coding sequence ATGTCAACAAGGAAGATCACGCTGAGGAGCTCCGACAGCGAGATCTTTGAGATCGACGATATTGTGGCACTCGAGTCTCAGACGATCAAGCACATGCTCGAGGACGATTGTGCCAACAATGGTATTCCCTTGCCCACTGTCACAAGCAAGATCTTGGCCAAGGTAATCGAATATTGCAAGAAACACATCGAGAGTCCGAAAAATGATGATCAAAATGCCAATGACAAACTCAAGTCCTTGGACACCAATTTCGTCAATGTTGACCAGACGATTCTCTTTGACCTCATTTTGGCTGCAAACTATTAG
- the LOC131146286 gene encoding probable myosin-binding protein 5 — MASRSFRRFVEQELGKFPHFVIYAVLEWVLIVMLFIDGFLSFIANELAKFFEMQIPCLLCTRIDHVLVRRNSDFYYNDSVCEAHKKDVSFLAYCHVHRKLSDIRRMCEQCLLSFATGKESDCDTYKSLVGILHKDFECFVEDDHGVNLKLPVGKKDEVVHVEKSSELRCSCCGEPLKMKSSLPRSSVNRSVTNGNHLSHVPAPTPRASFVTLKNEESRSSELPHIQYSELKFMSDNEMTEEEEGSNAFIAAGREDAKAATVPLLAESEYLNEVCKSPNFHRGNKFFGIPLTDSATNSPRWTTRLLRKSPLEKSELASESIEGNSTNEIDCESILHRLKRQVRLDRKSLIALYMELDEERSASAIAANNAMAMITRLQAEKAAVQMEALQYQRMMEEQAEYDEEALQVMKDLLAKREEEMKDLETEIGTYREKYGCNGKVGTEGCDDRAANDYQELHSQSYSSFSEKSECGSPSSSFSEGGNNEENEHNSGRAGSLQEENGRGVLDESILDFEGERLYLFDHLKKLEKRMKTADDGVQSSLSSTDLASHEKEDRGEGTSAFIAREISYLSERLRALEADSGFLKHAAMTIQKGNDGTQLLTEIAQHLQKLRHLEKMTRKDVAA, encoded by the exons ATGGCGTCTCGGTCATTCAGGCGTTTTGTTGAACAGGAGCTGGGCAAGTTTCCACATTTTGTGATCTATGCTGTTCTCGAATGGGTGTTGATAGTTATGCTTTTTATTGATGGGTTTCTCTCTTTCATTGCCAACGAATTAGCCAAGTTTTTCGAAATGCAAATCCCATGTTTGCTTTGCACAAGGATCGATCATGTTCTGGTCCGTAGAAACTCGGACTTCTATTATAATGATTCTGTTTGTGAAGCTCACAAGAAGGATGTTTCGTTCCTGGCGTATTGTCATGTTCACCGGAAGCTTTCTGATATCCGGAGGATGTGTGAGCAATGTCTCCTTTCCTTTGCCACGGGGAAAGAATCTGATTGTGATACATATAAATCTCTGGTTGGGATTCTGCATAAGGATTTTGAGTGCTTTGTTGAAGATGATCACGGAGTTAATTTGAAATTGCCTGTCGGAAAGAAGGATGAAGTTGTGCACGTTGAGAAGAGTAGTGAACTTCGGTGTTCGTGCTGTGGGGAACCCCTGAAGATGAAATCGTCCTTGCCTAGGAGCAGTGTTAATCGCTCTGTAACAAATGGAAATCATCTTTCACATGTTCCCGCACCTACTCCTCGGGCATCCTTCGTGACATTGAAGAATGAGGAGTCTCGGAGCTCAGAATTGCCCCACATTCAATACTCTGAACTCAAGTTTATGTCAGATAATGAAATGACGGAGGAGGAGGAAGGCTCAAATGCATTCATTGCAG CGGGCAGAGAAGATGCCAAAGCTGCTACAGTGCCATTGCTAGCAGAATCTGAATATTTAAATGAAGTGTGCAAGAGCCCCAATTTCCATAGAGGAAACAAGTTCTTTGGAATCCCACTCACTGATTCGGCTACAAATAGTCCAAGGTGGACTACTAGACTTCTCAGGAAGTCTCCGCTTGAAAAATCGGAGTTGGCTTCAGAATCAATTGAGGGAAATTCAACAAATGAAATAGATTGCGAGTCCATCTTGCATCGTCTGAAGCGACAGGTTCGATTGGATCGCAAGTCGCTGATAGCTCTGTACATGGAACTGGATGAAGAAAGAAGTGCTTCTGCCATTGCTGCAAACAATGCGATGGCCATGATCACACGATTGCAAGCAGAAAAGGCTGCTGTTCAGATGGAGGCCTTGCAGTATCAGAGAATGATGGAGGAGCAGGCAGAGTATGACGAAGAAGCACTGCAAGTAATGAAGGATTTGCTTGCCAAGAGAGAGGAAGAAATGAAAGATTTAGAAACTGAGATTGGAACTTATAGAGAAAAATATGGGTGCAACGGGAAAGTAGGTACTGAGGGATGTGATGACCGGGCTGCTAACGATTACCAAGAGTTGCATTCCCAATCGTATTCATCCTTCAGTGAAAAATCTGAATGTGGCAGCCCTTCTTCTAGTTTTAGTGAAGGGGGAAATAATGAAGAAAATGAGCATAATTCTGGTCGAGCTGGGTCATTGCAAGAAGAGAATGGAAGGGGGGTCCTTGATGAGTCTATATTGGATTTTGAAGGCGAGAGATTATATCTTTTTGATCACTTGAAAAAGCTGGAGAAGAGGATGAAAACTGCAGATGATGGGGTGCAATCCTCACTATCAAGTACAGACTTGGCTAGTCATGAAAAGGAAGATAGAG GAGAGGGAACTAGTGCCTTCATTGCAAGAGAAATATCCTATCTCAGTGAGAGATTGAGGGCCCTCGAAGCAGATAGTGGATTCTTAAAGCATGCTGCTATGACAATTCAGAAGGGTAATGACGGAACACAGCTTTTGACAGAGATAGCTCAACACTTGCAGAAGCTTCGGCATTTGGAGAAAATGACCAGGAAAGATGTTGCTGCATGA